A window of the Miscanthus floridulus cultivar M001 chromosome 14, ASM1932011v1, whole genome shotgun sequence genome harbors these coding sequences:
- the LOC136504322 gene encoding serine carboxypeptidase-like 2 isoform X2 translates to MALHAALWMHVVHYPRRRLSSPPLLLVACLAVLVLPQPMLSRTAAATSTVVTHLPGFDGPLPFYLETGYVGIEKETGAELFYYFVESERSPRTDPLLLWLTGGPRCSVLSALAFQIGPLKFVVEPYDGTLPRLVYNPYSWTQMASILFLDSPVGSGFSYAHDPKAYEVGDISSSRQWFDDHPKYLLDRPFYIGGDSYAGKVVPLIAHYISEGIEEMQQPLIKLKGCIVGNPVTGDKIDSNSRVTFSHSFGIISDQQYKAFVQYCKGDYLNPTNEPCADVVQTIDNLMSEVYVMNILQPTCHIPSRKQRGTLEGLLSLAEEHYHYQLSGAPDEPPFDCFYDYRYYLSYFWANDNAVGAALGVKEGTVTEWIRCKSPPVLPYACDLPSSIKYFFNLSIRGYRALVYSGDHDLVVPFSGTQAWTRSFNFSIVDDWRAWHLDNQAAGFTITYATNLTFTTIKGGGHVSLETNPKESFTMAKRWLDNEPL, encoded by the exons ATGGCGTTGCATGCTGCTCTTTGGATGCACGTCGTACACTACCCCCGCCGCCGGCTATCTTCGCCGCCCTTGCTTCTCGTAGCCTGCCTTGCCGTCCTTGTGCTGCCGCAGCCGATGCTCTcccggacggcggcggcgacgtcgACGGTGGTCACCCACCTGCCGGGATTCGATGGCCCTCTTCCCTTCTACCTGGAGACCGG GTACGTGGGGATAGAGAAGGAGACCGGGGCGGAGCTGTTCTACTACTTCGTGGAGTCGGAACGGAGCCCGCGCACGGACCCCTTGCTCCTGTGGCTGACGGGCGGGCCCCGGTGCAGCGTCTTGAGCGCACTTGCGTTTCAGATTG GCCCTTTGAAGTTTGTTGTGGAACCATATGACGGCACACTGCCAAGATTGGTCTACAATCCGTATTCCTGGACACAG ATGGCAAGCATTCTCTTCCTAGACTCGCCTGTTGGTTCTGGTTTCTCTTACGCACACGATCCCAAAGCTTATGAAGTTGGAGACATCTCATCTTCTAGGCAG TGGTTTGATGATCACCCAAAGTATCTTTTGGATCGACCTTTCTATATTGGTGGAGATTCATATGCTGGGAAGGTGGTTCCTCTGATTGCACACTACATTTCAGAAG GAATTGAAGAAATGCAACAACCACTTATTAAACTAAAG GGTTGTATTGTTGGTAATCCTGTTACAGGAGACAAAATTGATTCCAACTCTAGAGTTACGTTTTCTCATTCATTTGGAATCATATCTGACCAACAATataag GCTTTCGTCCAATACTGCAAAGGAGATTACCTAAACCCGACAAACGAACCTTGCGCTGATGTGGTACAGACTATTGACAAT CTCATGTCAGAAGTTTATGTAATGAACATATTGCAACCAACATGTCATATTCCTTCACGGAAacagagaggtactctggaaGGTTTGTTGTCTCTAGCTGAGGAACACTACCACTATCAACTTAGTGGCGCACCTGATGAACCTCCGTTTGATTGCTTCTAT GACTACCGCTACTACCTGTCCTACTTTTGGGCCAATGACAATGCCGTTGGAGCTGCTCTTGGAGTCAAGGAG GGAACAGTGACAGAATGGATTAGGTGCAAATCACCTCCAGTTCTTCCTTATGCGTGTGATCTTCCCAGCAGCATAAAATACTTTTTCAACCTCAGCATTAGAGGATACCGCGCTCTTGTATATAG TGGAGACCATGACCTCGTCGTACCATTTTCGGGCACACAAGCATGGACGAGGTCCTTCAATTTCTCCATAGttgatgattggagagcttggcaCCTTGATAACCAGGCAGCAGG ATTCACAATTACCTATGCTACAAACCTGACATTTACGACGATAAAG GGTGGCGGCCATGTTTCTCTTGAAACAAATCCTAAAGAATCATTTACTATGGCTAAAAGGTGGCTGGACAATGAGCCCCTATAG
- the LOC136504322 gene encoding serine carboxypeptidase-like 2 isoform X1 — translation MALHAALWMHVVHYPRRRLSSPPLLLVACLAVLVLPQPMLSRTAAATSTVVTHLPGFDGPLPFYLETGYVGIEKETGAELFYYFVESERSPRTDPLLLWLTGGPRCSVLSALAFQIGPLKFVVEPYDGTLPRLVYNPYSWTQMASILFLDSPVGSGFSYAHDPKAYEVGDISSSRQVLTFLRKWFDDHPKYLLDRPFYIGGDSYAGKVVPLIAHYISEGIEEMQQPLIKLKGCIVGNPVTGDKIDSNSRVTFSHSFGIISDQQYKAFVQYCKGDYLNPTNEPCADVVQTIDNLMSEVYVMNILQPTCHIPSRKQRGTLEGLLSLAEEHYHYQLSGAPDEPPFDCFYDYRYYLSYFWANDNAVGAALGVKEGTVTEWIRCKSPPVLPYACDLPSSIKYFFNLSIRGYRALVYSGDHDLVVPFSGTQAWTRSFNFSIVDDWRAWHLDNQAAGFTITYATNLTFTTIKGGGHVSLETNPKESFTMAKRWLDNEPL, via the exons ATGGCGTTGCATGCTGCTCTTTGGATGCACGTCGTACACTACCCCCGCCGCCGGCTATCTTCGCCGCCCTTGCTTCTCGTAGCCTGCCTTGCCGTCCTTGTGCTGCCGCAGCCGATGCTCTcccggacggcggcggcgacgtcgACGGTGGTCACCCACCTGCCGGGATTCGATGGCCCTCTTCCCTTCTACCTGGAGACCGG GTACGTGGGGATAGAGAAGGAGACCGGGGCGGAGCTGTTCTACTACTTCGTGGAGTCGGAACGGAGCCCGCGCACGGACCCCTTGCTCCTGTGGCTGACGGGCGGGCCCCGGTGCAGCGTCTTGAGCGCACTTGCGTTTCAGATTG GCCCTTTGAAGTTTGTTGTGGAACCATATGACGGCACACTGCCAAGATTGGTCTACAATCCGTATTCCTGGACACAG ATGGCAAGCATTCTCTTCCTAGACTCGCCTGTTGGTTCTGGTTTCTCTTACGCACACGATCCCAAAGCTTATGAAGTTGGAGACATCTCATCTTCTAGGCAGGTCTTGACATTTTTAAGAAAG TGGTTTGATGATCACCCAAAGTATCTTTTGGATCGACCTTTCTATATTGGTGGAGATTCATATGCTGGGAAGGTGGTTCCTCTGATTGCACACTACATTTCAGAAG GAATTGAAGAAATGCAACAACCACTTATTAAACTAAAG GGTTGTATTGTTGGTAATCCTGTTACAGGAGACAAAATTGATTCCAACTCTAGAGTTACGTTTTCTCATTCATTTGGAATCATATCTGACCAACAATataag GCTTTCGTCCAATACTGCAAAGGAGATTACCTAAACCCGACAAACGAACCTTGCGCTGATGTGGTACAGACTATTGACAAT CTCATGTCAGAAGTTTATGTAATGAACATATTGCAACCAACATGTCATATTCCTTCACGGAAacagagaggtactctggaaGGTTTGTTGTCTCTAGCTGAGGAACACTACCACTATCAACTTAGTGGCGCACCTGATGAACCTCCGTTTGATTGCTTCTAT GACTACCGCTACTACCTGTCCTACTTTTGGGCCAATGACAATGCCGTTGGAGCTGCTCTTGGAGTCAAGGAG GGAACAGTGACAGAATGGATTAGGTGCAAATCACCTCCAGTTCTTCCTTATGCGTGTGATCTTCCCAGCAGCATAAAATACTTTTTCAACCTCAGCATTAGAGGATACCGCGCTCTTGTATATAG TGGAGACCATGACCTCGTCGTACCATTTTCGGGCACACAAGCATGGACGAGGTCCTTCAATTTCTCCATAGttgatgattggagagcttggcaCCTTGATAACCAGGCAGCAGG ATTCACAATTACCTATGCTACAAACCTGACATTTACGACGATAAAG GGTGGCGGCCATGTTTCTCTTGAAACAAATCCTAAAGAATCATTTACTATGGCTAAAAGGTGGCTGGACAATGAGCCCCTATAG
- the LOC136504322 gene encoding serine carboxypeptidase-like 19 isoform X3 has translation MALHAALWMHVVHYPRRRLSSPPLLLVACLAVLVLPQPMLSRTAAATSTVVTHLPGFDGPLPFYLETGYVGIEKETGAELFYYFVESERSPRTDPLLLWLTGGPRCSVLSALAFQIGPLKFVVEPYDGTLPRLVYNPYSWTQMASILFLDSPVGSGFSYAHDPKAYEVGDISSSRQVLTFLRKWFDDHPKYLLDRPFYIGGDSYAGKVVPLIAHYISEGIEEMQQPLIKLKGCIVGNPVTGDKIDSNSRVTFSHSFGIISDQQYKAFVQYCKGDYLNPTNEPCADVVQTIDNLMSEVYVMNILQPTCHIPSRKQRGTLEGLLSLAEEHYHYQLSGAPDEPPFDCFYDYRYYLSYFWANDNAVGAALGVKEWRP, from the exons ATGGCGTTGCATGCTGCTCTTTGGATGCACGTCGTACACTACCCCCGCCGCCGGCTATCTTCGCCGCCCTTGCTTCTCGTAGCCTGCCTTGCCGTCCTTGTGCTGCCGCAGCCGATGCTCTcccggacggcggcggcgacgtcgACGGTGGTCACCCACCTGCCGGGATTCGATGGCCCTCTTCCCTTCTACCTGGAGACCGG GTACGTGGGGATAGAGAAGGAGACCGGGGCGGAGCTGTTCTACTACTTCGTGGAGTCGGAACGGAGCCCGCGCACGGACCCCTTGCTCCTGTGGCTGACGGGCGGGCCCCGGTGCAGCGTCTTGAGCGCACTTGCGTTTCAGATTG GCCCTTTGAAGTTTGTTGTGGAACCATATGACGGCACACTGCCAAGATTGGTCTACAATCCGTATTCCTGGACACAG ATGGCAAGCATTCTCTTCCTAGACTCGCCTGTTGGTTCTGGTTTCTCTTACGCACACGATCCCAAAGCTTATGAAGTTGGAGACATCTCATCTTCTAGGCAGGTCTTGACATTTTTAAGAAAG TGGTTTGATGATCACCCAAAGTATCTTTTGGATCGACCTTTCTATATTGGTGGAGATTCATATGCTGGGAAGGTGGTTCCTCTGATTGCACACTACATTTCAGAAG GAATTGAAGAAATGCAACAACCACTTATTAAACTAAAG GGTTGTATTGTTGGTAATCCTGTTACAGGAGACAAAATTGATTCCAACTCTAGAGTTACGTTTTCTCATTCATTTGGAATCATATCTGACCAACAATataag GCTTTCGTCCAATACTGCAAAGGAGATTACCTAAACCCGACAAACGAACCTTGCGCTGATGTGGTACAGACTATTGACAAT CTCATGTCAGAAGTTTATGTAATGAACATATTGCAACCAACATGTCATATTCCTTCACGGAAacagagaggtactctggaaGGTTTGTTGTCTCTAGCTGAGGAACACTACCACTATCAACTTAGTGGCGCACCTGATGAACCTCCGTTTGATTGCTTCTAT GACTACCGCTACTACCTGTCCTACTTTTGGGCCAATGACAATGCCGTTGGAGCTGCTCTTGGAGTCAAGGAG TGGAGACCATGA
- the LOC136504322 gene encoding serine carboxypeptidase-like 19 isoform X4 gives MALHAALWMHVVHYPRRRLSSPPLLLVACLAVLVLPQPMLSRTAAATSTVVTHLPGFDGPLPFYLETGYVGIEKETGAELFYYFVESERSPRTDPLLLWLTGGPRCSVLSALAFQIGPLKFVVEPYDGTLPRLVYNPYSWTQMASILFLDSPVGSGFSYAHDPKAYEVGDISSSRQVLTFLRKWFDDHPKYLLDRPFYIGGDSYAGKVVPLIAHYISEGIEEMQQPLIKLKGCIVGNPVTGDKIDSNSRVTFSHSFGIISDQQYKAFVQYCKGDYLNPTNEPCADVVQTIDNLMSEVYVMNILQPTCHIPSRKQRGTLEGLLSLAEEHYHYQLSGAPDEPPFDCFYDYRYYLSYFWANDNAVGAALGVKE, from the exons ATGGCGTTGCATGCTGCTCTTTGGATGCACGTCGTACACTACCCCCGCCGCCGGCTATCTTCGCCGCCCTTGCTTCTCGTAGCCTGCCTTGCCGTCCTTGTGCTGCCGCAGCCGATGCTCTcccggacggcggcggcgacgtcgACGGTGGTCACCCACCTGCCGGGATTCGATGGCCCTCTTCCCTTCTACCTGGAGACCGG GTACGTGGGGATAGAGAAGGAGACCGGGGCGGAGCTGTTCTACTACTTCGTGGAGTCGGAACGGAGCCCGCGCACGGACCCCTTGCTCCTGTGGCTGACGGGCGGGCCCCGGTGCAGCGTCTTGAGCGCACTTGCGTTTCAGATTG GCCCTTTGAAGTTTGTTGTGGAACCATATGACGGCACACTGCCAAGATTGGTCTACAATCCGTATTCCTGGACACAG ATGGCAAGCATTCTCTTCCTAGACTCGCCTGTTGGTTCTGGTTTCTCTTACGCACACGATCCCAAAGCTTATGAAGTTGGAGACATCTCATCTTCTAGGCAGGTCTTGACATTTTTAAGAAAG TGGTTTGATGATCACCCAAAGTATCTTTTGGATCGACCTTTCTATATTGGTGGAGATTCATATGCTGGGAAGGTGGTTCCTCTGATTGCACACTACATTTCAGAAG GAATTGAAGAAATGCAACAACCACTTATTAAACTAAAG GGTTGTATTGTTGGTAATCCTGTTACAGGAGACAAAATTGATTCCAACTCTAGAGTTACGTTTTCTCATTCATTTGGAATCATATCTGACCAACAATataag GCTTTCGTCCAATACTGCAAAGGAGATTACCTAAACCCGACAAACGAACCTTGCGCTGATGTGGTACAGACTATTGACAAT CTCATGTCAGAAGTTTATGTAATGAACATATTGCAACCAACATGTCATATTCCTTCACGGAAacagagaggtactctggaaGGTTTGTTGTCTCTAGCTGAGGAACACTACCACTATCAACTTAGTGGCGCACCTGATGAACCTCCGTTTGATTGCTTCTAT GACTACCGCTACTACCTGTCCTACTTTTGGGCCAATGACAATGCCGTTGGAGCTGCTCTTGGAGTCAAGGAG TGA
- the LOC136504323 gene encoding uncharacterized protein: protein MAGSGGSGSSLPPPPLILPTTGTRATHPRPRATTASYWPSLPPRVSRSSQRRPPRCLGRRGRARARRRLPARLHPKQALLPTPTRVISTTPRRPEVGVTSNNHSTRGRKLLVSSDTTDAENDAPQVAPTIPYDLQVHVHWL from the exons ATGGCCGGATCTGGTGGATCCGGTTCCTCTCTACCTCCCCCACCCCTTATTCTTCCGACAACAGGGACGAGGGCGACCCATCCTCGACCCCGAGCCACGACGGCGTCGTACTGGCCGTCCCTGCCGCCGCGGGTGAGCAGATCGAGCCAACGACGCCCGCCGAGGTGTCTAGGCCGCCGAGGCAGAGCGCGCGCCAGGCGAAGGCTCCCCGCCCGCCTCCATCCCAAGCAGGCGCTGCTGCCAACGCCTACTCGGGTCATCTCGACCACGCCCCGGAGGCCGGAAG TTGGCGTCACTTCCAACAATCATTCTACAAGAGGAAGGAAGCTGTTAGTTTCGTCTGATACAACTGATGCTGAAAATGATGCACCTCAGGTGGCCCCTACCATCCCCTATGATCTGCAG GTGCATGTACATTGGCTTTAG